In Roseiconus lacunae, a genomic segment contains:
- a CDS encoding carboxypeptidase M32, whose protein sequence is MTIDDNLFQSVCQVARKAALFQSAADALEWDERTGMPPAAGEYRAEQVSALRSTVHTLRTANEYGENLQRLAEQLGGLDPADDHVTTVRELHRDFQRERKLPLELVSRLSAMTVRGQQVWDRARREDSFALFKDTLTEIVDLKREAGERMAEGSDKTPYEALLDEYEPDARISHLGPVFADLKGRLSELISRVADAPRQPDVSLLRQSFPVDAQRQLSQAVAEAVGFDFSSGRLDETSHPFCTTLGPDDCRILTRYETNWLPSGLYGTLHEAGHGLYEQGLRGDWFGLPPGSFVSLGIHESQSRLWENQVGRSRAFVRWAMPLLKQTFAGALDDADVEQVYFAVNQVRPSLIRVEADEATYNLHILIRFELEQGLMSGELKVADLPEAWNAQYSESLGIEPPSAADGVLQDVHWSAGLIGYFPTYTLGNLAAAQLFDAIGQSIGDVEGLIEKGEFGPILDWLRENIHQHGRCYSGDRLVEKATGKPLSSEPLLNYLSKKLTPLYGLH, encoded by the coding sequence ATGACCATCGACGACAATCTGTTTCAATCCGTTTGCCAAGTCGCACGAAAAGCGGCATTGTTTCAATCCGCCGCCGACGCGTTGGAGTGGGACGAACGCACCGGTATGCCCCCGGCAGCCGGCGAGTACCGAGCCGAACAGGTCAGTGCCTTGCGATCGACGGTTCACACGCTGCGCACCGCCAACGAATACGGCGAAAACCTTCAGCGGCTCGCCGAGCAGCTAGGTGGCTTGGACCCAGCCGATGACCACGTGACGACGGTTCGTGAACTTCACCGTGACTTTCAGCGGGAGCGTAAGTTGCCGCTGGAGTTGGTCTCGCGATTAAGCGCGATGACCGTTCGGGGACAACAGGTTTGGGATCGGGCTCGGCGTGAAGACTCGTTTGCTTTGTTCAAAGACACCTTAACCGAAATCGTTGACTTAAAACGTGAGGCCGGAGAGCGGATGGCCGAAGGCAGCGATAAGACGCCCTACGAAGCACTGCTCGACGAGTACGAACCAGATGCACGAATCAGTCACCTCGGGCCGGTGTTCGCGGATCTGAAAGGTCGGCTCAGCGAGTTGATTTCACGGGTCGCCGATGCTCCGCGGCAACCCGATGTCAGTTTGCTGCGACAATCATTCCCGGTCGATGCCCAACGTCAACTTAGCCAGGCCGTTGCCGAAGCGGTCGGATTCGATTTCAGTAGCGGCCGACTCGACGAAACCAGTCATCCGTTCTGTACAACGTTGGGGCCGGACGATTGCCGAATCCTCACCCGCTATGAAACCAATTGGTTGCCCAGTGGTTTGTATGGAACGCTTCACGAGGCTGGGCATGGGCTTTATGAGCAAGGATTGCGCGGCGATTGGTTTGGCCTTCCACCGGGTAGCTTTGTTTCGTTGGGGATCCATGAATCGCAATCGCGACTTTGGGAGAACCAAGTCGGTCGCAGCCGCGCGTTCGTTCGCTGGGCAATGCCGCTGCTGAAACAAACGTTTGCGGGGGCGCTCGATGATGCCGACGTCGAACAGGTTTACTTCGCTGTCAACCAAGTTCGCCCAAGTTTAATTCGTGTCGAGGCGGATGAAGCGACGTACAACTTGCACATCTTGATCCGGTTTGAACTGGAACAAGGCTTGATGTCTGGCGAATTGAAGGTGGCCGATCTTCCGGAGGCATGGAACGCACAGTACTCCGAAAGCTTGGGCATCGAACCACCTTCGGCGGCGGACGGAGTGCTTCAAGACGTCCACTGGAGCGCCGGTTTGATCGGTTATTTTCCAACCTATACGCTCGGAAACTTGGCCGCCGCCCAATTGTTCGACGCCATCGGCCAGTCCATCGGTGATGTCGAAGGGTTGATCGAAAAAGGCGAGTTCGGACCTATTCTCGATTGGCTTCGTGAGAACATTCACCAACACGGACGATGCTACTCTGGCGATCGCCTAGTCGAAAAGGCGACCGGCAAACCATTGTCGTCCGAACCGCTGTTGAACTACCTGAGCAAAAAATTGACTCCGCTTTACGGTCTACACTGA
- a CDS encoding CRTAC1 family protein, with translation MPDRPLDGPPQESAAAKKLRGALMVFVFGMIPVIGILVFLNLTKEQDADRAYQDAADQPLAEPDAGTTVADTSSLPDVTFVDVTSQTGVTFNHSSESIEAEQGDPIALPNRQPSPNDLRGGVGVFDYDNDGNQDVLLVGSECRLFRGNGDFQFTDVTEPVGLKSRIGVTGVAIGDYDGDGDRDLYLTSDGKNRLLRNDDGAFTDVTESAGCGGAEQTSSTGACFVDYDNDGSLDLIVCHEGGYESGRAVSLYRNEGDGRFDDSTLEAGIVFPSDEAAFVRTIAVNALDFNRDGFQDFCVTQLFGPNVLWENQRDGTFVDVARQTGLTTDESVVGSLGLDSSVFREDETIAIVIANSTDKPNSFFIAPPRRSAFVDAAGYNGFGSAANSQSAIGAFFFDVDLDGRLDVLTTHGGYGSSSEPAVPQVFWNAGRDAEAELIRLENLGESFERPINARGASFGDFDNDGDQDLVVLARGETAKFFRNDQSSGHHYLRLRLIGKRPSNDAVGAQVTVIAGGQKQTRIVHSARGYLSQSEIELTFGLGEISKVDQVTVRWPDGASQVVSITGVDDQVEVRQE, from the coding sequence ATGCCCGATCGCCCACTCGATGGTCCGCCACAAGAATCCGCCGCCGCGAAGAAACTGCGTGGTGCCTTGATGGTTTTCGTTTTTGGAATGATCCCGGTCATCGGGATCCTTGTTTTCTTGAACCTCACTAAAGAGCAAGACGCAGATCGCGCCTACCAAGATGCAGCCGACCAACCCCTGGCAGAGCCGGATGCCGGGACAACCGTAGCGGACACATCAAGCTTGCCTGATGTCACCTTTGTTGATGTGACTTCCCAAACCGGAGTCACGTTCAATCACTCTTCAGAATCGATCGAAGCGGAACAAGGGGACCCGATTGCGTTGCCAAACCGGCAACCATCGCCGAACGATTTGCGTGGCGGCGTTGGAGTGTTTGACTACGACAACGACGGAAACCAAGACGTCTTGTTGGTTGGAAGTGAATGTCGATTGTTTCGTGGCAACGGTGATTTCCAATTCACCGATGTGACTGAACCCGTCGGGTTGAAGTCACGAATCGGTGTCACCGGAGTCGCAATAGGAGATTATGACGGGGACGGCGATCGCGATCTCTATCTAACCTCCGATGGCAAGAATCGATTGCTTCGAAACGATGACGGGGCATTCACCGATGTCACCGAGTCGGCGGGCTGTGGAGGTGCGGAACAGACCTCTAGCACAGGCGCATGCTTCGTTGACTACGATAACGATGGCTCTTTAGACCTAATCGTCTGTCATGAAGGTGGATATGAATCGGGCCGTGCAGTCTCACTGTATCGCAATGAAGGCGATGGGCGCTTCGACGATTCGACGCTCGAGGCTGGAATAGTCTTTCCGAGCGATGAAGCCGCATTCGTACGAACGATCGCTGTTAATGCCCTGGATTTTAATCGCGATGGTTTTCAGGACTTTTGCGTCACTCAGTTGTTCGGACCGAACGTGCTTTGGGAGAATCAGCGCGATGGGACATTCGTTGACGTGGCTCGCCAAACGGGATTGACGACCGACGAATCCGTCGTGGGATCGTTGGGACTAGATTCGAGCGTTTTTCGCGAAGACGAGACAATCGCGATTGTGATCGCCAATTCGACCGACAAACCAAATTCGTTTTTCATTGCACCGCCACGCCGGTCGGCCTTTGTCGATGCCGCGGGGTACAATGGATTCGGCTCCGCCGCCAACTCGCAATCGGCAATCGGGGCATTCTTTTTCGATGTCGATTTGGACGGCCGGCTCGACGTACTAACGACCCACGGCGGGTATGGATCATCGAGCGAGCCTGCTGTGCCACAAGTGTTTTGGAACGCCGGTAGAGATGCCGAAGCGGAACTTATACGACTTGAAAACCTTGGGGAATCCTTTGAACGCCCCATCAATGCGCGCGGTGCGAGTTTCGGTGACTTCGATAACGATGGCGATCAAGACCTGGTCGTTCTCGCTCGCGGCGAGACCGCAAAATTCTTTCGGAACGATCAATCAAGTGGGCATCACTACCTTCGGTTGCGGTTGATTGGAAAGCGCCCCTCAAATGACGCCGTTGGTGCTCAAGTCACCGTGATCGCCGGTGGCCAAAAACAAACTCGTATAGTTCATTCAGCCCGAGGCTATCTAAGTCAATCGGAAATCGAGCTGACTTTTGGACTGGGTGAAATCTCGAAAGTCGATCAGGTCACTGTTCGCTGGCCAGATGGCGCATCCCAAGTCGTTTCGATCACCGGCGTCGACGATCAAGTTGAGGTCCGCCAAGAATAA
- a CDS encoding class I SAM-dependent methyltransferase yields MTSTVEAITPPRARRWTRRFRVTQPSFAQRTWCVLRAWLQNPREVATVIPSSAQLMDCLANRQCIREAQTVIELGPGAGGTSANLLQQMPAKSRLLAIEKTEVFADALSEIPDSRFAYEIGDALNLKAIAHRHGIHRCDVVVSGIPFSNLPADVARQITQQIYELLDNTGVFLAYQVRDDVAKVAHPLFGTPRKQHVARNLPPLRVYSWTKVESGRGKGWQRRIDSA; encoded by the coding sequence ATGACATCTACCGTCGAAGCGATCACCCCACCAAGAGCCCGCCGTTGGACTCGTCGATTCCGCGTGACACAGCCTTCTTTCGCCCAGCGCACTTGGTGTGTGTTGCGTGCATGGCTGCAAAACCCACGCGAGGTCGCCACCGTTATTCCAAGTTCAGCTCAACTGATGGACTGCTTAGCAAACCGTCAATGCATTCGCGAAGCGCAGACGGTGATCGAACTTGGACCAGGGGCCGGTGGAACCTCGGCCAATTTGCTCCAGCAAATGCCAGCGAAATCCCGGTTACTGGCGATCGAAAAAACCGAGGTTTTCGCCGATGCATTGTCGGAAATCCCCGATTCACGATTCGCCTACGAAATCGGTGACGCACTGAATCTAAAAGCGATCGCTCATCGACATGGTATCCATCGTTGCGATGTGGTTGTTTCAGGGATCCCCTTCAGCAACCTCCCCGCTGACGTCGCCCGACAGATCACGCAACAAATATATGAGTTGTTGGATAACACGGGCGTGTTTCTCGCGTACCAGGTGCGTGACGACGTTGCCAAGGTTGCTCATCCGCTTTTCGGAACACCTCGAAAGCAACACGTCGCACGGAATCTCCCCCCGCTGCGCGTCTATAGCTGGACGAAGGTCGAAAGCGGTCGAGGAAAAGGGTGGCAACGTCGTATCGATTCAGCATGA
- a CDS encoding RNA polymerase sigma factor codes for MNDVEQLGCDDPSLVERACDGNSLAFTRLIQCNRDKLFASLCRFLDSPVDAEEALQEAFVRAFTRIESFKRNSKFSTWLYRIALNTAITNRQKNRRAISIHGRDQQYLYDFEDSRYESAESMIIREEQKQLVHAALDRLNDDHRAILILREMDDLAYEEIASVLGIPINTVRSRLSRARDRMREVVEELQQYVAEPTS; via the coding sequence ATGAACGATGTAGAACAACTTGGGTGTGATGATCCTTCTCTTGTCGAGCGTGCGTGCGATGGAAATTCGCTCGCCTTCACTCGTCTGATTCAGTGCAATCGCGACAAACTTTTTGCCTCTTTATGCCGGTTTCTCGATTCACCTGTCGACGCCGAAGAGGCGCTCCAAGAGGCGTTCGTACGAGCGTTTACGCGCATCGAATCGTTCAAACGCAATAGCAAGTTTTCGACGTGGCTTTACCGAATCGCACTCAACACTGCGATTACCAATCGGCAGAAAAATCGCCGCGCCATTTCGATTCATGGCAGAGATCAGCAGTACCTCTACGACTTCGAGGACTCGCGTTACGAGTCGGCGGAGTCGATGATCATTCGCGAAGAGCAGAAGCAATTGGTGCATGCGGCGCTTGATCGGTTGAACGACGACCATCGCGCGATTCTGATTTTGCGAGAAATGGATGACTTAGCCTATGAAGAAATTGCGTCAGTGCTTGGCATTCCGATCAACACCGTCCGCAGTCGACTCTCTCGAGCCCGCGATCGGATGCGAGAGGTCGTCGAAGAGCTGCAGCAATACGTCGCCGAACCCACCAGCTAG
- a CDS encoding dipeptidase encodes MCCRIFISVVNLLVFAQWLPADPPLVRPKVLLTEQGREIHFSGLLFDGHNDLAWELRENGNSSFDQVDVSKLQPQQHTDIPRLRKGGLKAQFWSVYVPADTTETEDAFLQTLHQIEIIDQLVERYPDVFEMASTADDVMRIAESGKIASMMGIEGGHSIEGSLGNLKRLYDRGCRYMTLTHSRTLPWADSATDESRHGGLTEFGIEVVREMNRLGMLVDLSHVSPEVMRQAMEISTAPVIFSHSSAAAITDHPRNVPDEILKELSKNGGVVMVNFFSKYVAPTETLAANENANGTIHDVVDHIEHVIMVAGIDHVGIGSDFDGVPRLPLQLESVASYPLITQELLNRGYGKEQIHKILGGNILRALRAAESVAE; translated from the coding sequence ATGTGTTGCCGGATTTTCATTTCTGTCGTCAATCTTTTGGTGTTTGCCCAATGGTTGCCGGCCGATCCCCCGCTGGTACGCCCCAAAGTACTGCTAACTGAGCAAGGACGCGAGATTCATTTTTCCGGTTTGCTATTCGACGGACACAATGATCTCGCTTGGGAACTTCGCGAAAATGGGAATTCATCCTTCGATCAAGTTGATGTGTCGAAGTTGCAACCGCAGCAACATACCGATATTCCGCGACTGCGCAAGGGAGGTCTGAAGGCGCAATTTTGGTCGGTCTATGTGCCTGCGGATACCACGGAAACGGAAGACGCATTTCTGCAAACACTTCACCAAATCGAGATTATCGATCAATTGGTCGAGCGTTATCCCGACGTGTTCGAAATGGCATCGACGGCAGACGATGTGATGCGGATCGCCGAGTCTGGAAAGATCGCGTCGATGATGGGAATCGAAGGCGGTCATTCGATTGAAGGGTCACTTGGCAATTTGAAACGACTCTACGATCGTGGTTGTCGTTACATGACGTTGACGCATTCAAGAACTTTGCCATGGGCGGACTCTGCGACAGACGAATCAAGACATGGAGGACTGACAGAATTTGGTATCGAAGTCGTACGAGAAATGAATCGTCTCGGTATGCTGGTCGATCTGTCTCATGTTTCTCCTGAAGTCATGCGGCAGGCGATGGAAATCTCGACCGCGCCTGTCATCTTTTCGCACTCATCGGCTGCCGCGATCACCGATCACCCGAGAAATGTGCCTGATGAAATACTGAAAGAACTTTCGAAGAACGGCGGCGTTGTCATGGTCAACTTCTTTTCAAAATACGTCGCGCCGACAGAAACCTTAGCGGCGAATGAGAATGCCAACGGAACAATCCACGATGTCGTCGATCATATTGAGCATGTGATCATGGTCGCGGGGATTGACCACGTCGGGATTGGTTCAGACTTTGACGGAGTCCCGCGATTGCCGCTACAACTGGAAAGTGTAGCTAGCTATCCATTGATCACGCAGGAGTTGCTGAACCGAGGATACGGCAAAGAACAGATCCATAAAATTCTCGGCGGTAACATTCTGCGTGCGCTACGCGCGGCTGAATCGGTCGCGGAATAA
- a CDS encoding glycoside hydrolase family 30 beta sandwich domain-containing protein — protein MSRFYICSVLLLLFALAFPANAVEVKIDGSQRFQTIEGFGTCLVAWQAPMRELYRTEEFQDTYVNGMGCTMLRVNMWGPTLPNAQSDWRQISHTDFDMQASRGRPQIFVDFGKAIRQHEPNSKLIGTVWSPPAWMKENDSITDERSSGIRANDYRGIRNRVKKEFYPHFCKWMVEYVKKHDSEGAPLYAVSPGNEVQFSQSFESCVWDADDYVIILSMLRTALDREGYQDVKIFGPETMTSHMYDGGTGTYIEAIKKDKAAFEAIDVFATHGYEDGVVEEMSANSSRVFWKLIQETGKPFWITEGGTGGHDWPVPIQKGVANAIHNALVGGNCSAFVPWQICEREKSTHGLMLTSGYTDKSHAARHYFKFIRPGAVRIAASPAFGPIQVASFLHESDQQLVVVAINSANEEQTLEVTMKNVPKGKRFELIRTSDDFKFQNDGNAKIELGSSTITMPPMSILTAVMNQTTN, from the coding sequence ATGAGTCGTTTCTATATCTGTAGCGTCTTGCTTTTACTTTTCGCTTTGGCTTTTCCGGCCAATGCCGTCGAAGTCAAAATTGACGGAAGTCAGCGATTTCAAACGATCGAGGGCTTTGGAACGTGTCTCGTCGCGTGGCAGGCTCCGATGAGAGAGCTGTATCGGACAGAAGAATTTCAAGACACATATGTCAATGGCATGGGATGCACCATGTTAAGGGTTAACATGTGGGGACCGACCTTACCCAATGCTCAGTCCGATTGGCGTCAGATCAGCCACACCGATTTTGATATGCAGGCAAGTCGTGGTAGACCACAGATCTTTGTCGACTTTGGAAAGGCCATCCGACAACATGAGCCCAACTCAAAGCTGATCGGAACCGTTTGGAGTCCGCCGGCGTGGATGAAAGAAAACGATTCGATCACAGACGAGCGTTCTAGCGGGATTCGGGCCAATGACTATCGTGGGATTCGGAACCGTGTGAAGAAGGAGTTCTATCCCCATTTCTGCAAGTGGATGGTCGAATACGTCAAAAAACACGATTCGGAAGGCGCGCCGCTCTACGCTGTCAGTCCGGGAAATGAAGTTCAATTCTCGCAATCATTCGAGAGCTGTGTTTGGGACGCGGATGACTATGTGATAATCTTGTCCATGCTTCGTACGGCGCTCGATCGAGAAGGATACCAAGACGTCAAAATCTTTGGTCCAGAAACGATGACCAGTCATATGTATGACGGTGGAACGGGAACCTACATCGAAGCGATCAAAAAGGACAAAGCCGCATTTGAGGCCATCGATGTATTCGCTACGCACGGCTATGAAGATGGTGTGGTGGAAGAAATGTCGGCGAATTCATCACGAGTTTTCTGGAAGCTTATCCAGGAGACAGGCAAGCCGTTCTGGATCACCGAAGGTGGGACCGGTGGTCACGATTGGCCAGTTCCCATTCAAAAGGGCGTCGCCAATGCGATTCATAACGCATTGGTCGGAGGCAATTGTTCTGCGTTCGTCCCGTGGCAGATCTGCGAACGAGAGAAATCGACACATGGTTTAATGTTGACCAGCGGATACACCGACAAGTCGCACGCGGCAAGGCACTACTTCAAATTCATTCGTCCCGGTGCAGTACGGATAGCGGCCAGTCCCGCGTTTGGACCAATTCAAGTAGCTTCATTTCTGCATGAAAGCGATCAGCAACTTGTCGTGGTTGCGATCAATTCTGCGAATGAAGAACAGACACTGGAGGTCACGATGAAAAATGTTCCAAAGGGAAAACGCTTTGAACTGATTCGTACGTCCGATGATTTCAAGTTTCAAAACGACGGAAACGCCAAAATCGAATTAGGCTCCTCAACAATAACGATGCCGCCGATGAGCATTTTGACCGCGGTGATGAACCAGACCACTAACTAG